The window TAGATCTGAGGTCCGTCACAGGTTGACAACTTTGCGGAGGTCACACCACGTCAACCCATGACGTCAGGAAAGAGCGGGACAACGCTCTCCACCTCTGAAGTCATTCCCCCTGCCGACACGGCATGCGGATTCATGTCATCAGCACACGGCCTCCGGAGCGCTTCAGACAGCCGAGCCGGACAGCCAACGGGTACTTATCAGACTCAGGCTGCTGCTCTGAACAGGCAGGCGAGCCGAAACGTCTGGATGCAGGCTCAGGCCGCACATAACGTTATGTGCAACTCCGCTAAGCTGGCCTGACATGACGACCTACACGTTCTTCAATCATGCGGGCGGCGTCGGCAAAACGTCTGCCACGCGTGATTTCGGGTATGAACTTGCCTCTCGCGGCCACCGGGTTCTGCTGGTGGACTTCGATCCCCAGGGCAACCTGACTTCCTTCCTCGGTGCGGACAAGTGGAAGCTCAGTCCCGAATCGACCCTCCTCGCCGCCCTGCTGGAAGACGATCCCAGCGCGGTGATCAGCCGCCTCCCGGAGACGATAGAGATTCACGGCCTGGACCTCTATCCCGCCACCATCGATCTCGCCATCGCCGAGGCGCAGTTGCTGGCCAAGATGGGCCGGGAGCGGCGGCTGAGCAATATCCTTTCCCAGTTGCCCCGTTCCTACGACTATGTCCTGGTGGATTCTCCGCCCAGCCTGGGGA is drawn from Deinococcus budaensis and contains these coding sequences:
- a CDS encoding ParA family protein, translating into MTTYTFFNHAGGVGKTSATRDFGYELASRGHRVLLVDFDPQGNLTSFLGADKWKLSPESTLLAALLEDDPSAVISRLPETIEIHGLDLYPATIDLAIAEAQLLAKMGRERRLSNILSQLPRSYDYVLVDSPPSLGTLTVNALVAADALITPVATRFKAIDGLPGLTRMVSELRWVKPSLGFAAFLPTMYDQRNRHDTEVLETIREQLESLAPVLPAVRYRAADHNDASMNGQPIQIYKPGSEAARDMAQAVSTFLALKGGTQ